Below is a window of Allorhizobium pseudoryzae DNA.
TATGAGAGCCCGTCGCAGTTCAGCCGTGAATATCGTCGCCTCTTCGGCGAGCCGCCGGCGCGCGATGTCGCCCGCCTGCGAACTCTGCCGATCATGGCCGGCGTCGCGTGAAGGCGATGATCGCCTTGGTCCCGAAATTTCCTTTAGGCCTACAGCCGCACGACGAGCTCGCGCGCGGAGACGCCTTCACGCTGCCCGTTATCAAGGGGGCAGATGTAAGATGTCCGCTTCTGTTGATGGCGCGAAAGAATCTGAGAGTCCGCTTCTGGCCCCATTTCAGACATTCCAGATAAGCCAGATGCTTGATCTGCATTGTTTATCTGCTGGCTTTCATCCGAAGTTATGACAGGTCGACGGTTCGTATCTGTTCAAGAGCTTCGCTAGGATTGCTGTGCACCTTACGATTCTCACCATCTGACTCGGACCAAGGTTCTCCAAAGCGACGTTAGTGATACTTGTCCTGCTCCTCCCATCGACAGTGGGTGGAAAAGCGATCCGAAGTATGAGAGTGCTTCCTAAGAAGGAAGCTCATGGAATACCAAAACCTGAGGTCTCGCCCGCCAATTCGATATAGGGCCCACCTCTTGTCCGTTATCGCAAGTCTGTTCGCGTCGCTGCTGTTGTTGTTCGGCGGCGACGCCTTCGGCCGTTTCCATCCCGGCCTCTCAACTGCCGGTGCCATGTCTCGGTCCGACAACGGGCAGACGCTTGCGGCCGGCCATGGTGACAGCCGCTCCCTGGCCGCGTCTGAACAGTCCGCGCGTCCGAAATTGCGGCCCTGGGCCTCCGGCGATAGCTGTCTCGGCTCAAAAGTCCCGACCTTGTGGATGTGTCGCCATGGAGAGCTCATCCATAACCACGTCGCCGCGACGCTATCCTATAATGCCTCGCAGTCTTACTGGTCGCGCGCGCCCCCAATCCAGCACACATCCTGACTGTTTCGCCGCCATCGATCCGATGGCTCGACCCGTTTGTGCCACGGCTCGGATGCCGCGGTCGCAACCTACTGGATCTATAATGAAAAACTCCCTCTCCAAGGTGGTGGGCTACGTGCTCGTCATCCTGCTGGGTTTGCTCGTCGCATTGCCGAATGTGCTGCCCGATACGACCCTTTCCCGACTTCCCTCCTGGCTGCCGCATGAGCGAGTATCGCTCGGCCTCGATCTGCGCGGCGGCTCCCACCTCGTTCTTGAGGTCGACCGCCCGGCGCTGACAGACGAATGGCTCCAGAGCCTCACCCAGGAGGTTCGTTCGACCCTTCTGGAAGCCCGCATACAGACCCGCAGCATTCGTCGCGAAGGCGGCGCCGTGGTGGTGGCCCTCGCCGCTCCCACGCAGATGAGCGTTGCGACCGAAGCGCTCGCGGTTCTGAACAACCCGACGGTTACGCTGACAGGCAGCGGGGCGCCCGAGCTCGATGTCTCCACCAGCGGTGCCGAGACCCTGAGACTGGCGCCGAGCGAGCAGGGCATCACCGCACGCATGAGCCAGGCGGTTGAGCAGAGCCTTGAAGTCATTCGCCAGCGCGTCGACCAGGTCGGTGTTGCCGAGCCGACCATCCAGCGCGTTGGCGCCGATCGCGTTCTCGTCCAGCTTCCCGGCGAACAGGATCCGTCGCGACTGCGCGCGCTTCTCGGAACCACTGCAAAGATGAGCTTCCATCTCCTGGGAGAACATGGAGCAGCCGGTGTCGAGACGCTTCAGGATGACGACGGACGCGCCTATCCCGTCCAGTCGACGGTCCTCCTTGCCGGCGACAGGCTCACCGATGCGCGGGTCCAGTTCGACCCCCAGGGCGGCCAGCCCGTCGTGTCCTTCCGCTTCGATGGCGTCGGCGCAGACCGCTTTGCCAGCATCACCCGTGACAATGTCGGCCGTCCCTTCGCGATTGTGCTTGATGACAAGGTGCTGAGCGCGCCTGTCATCCGCGAACCGATCACCGGCGGCGCGGGACAGATTTCCGGAGACTTCTCGGTCGACGAGGCCAACACACTCGCGGCCTTGCTGCGGGCCGGCGCCTTGCCGGCCAAGCTCACTGTCATCGAAGAACGCACGGTCGGAGCGGACCTCGGCAGCGATGCGATCGAAATGGGCATCATGTCAGGCCTCGCGGGCTTCGGCCTCGTCGTTGCCTTCATCCTGGCGCTCTACGGCACCTGGGGCCTGCTCGCGGTGCTGGCGCTGACGCTCAACGTCGTCCTGACCTTTGCGGGTCTGACGATGCTCGGGGCCACGCTCACTCTGCCGGGCATTGCCGGCATCGTGCTCGGCATCGGCCTCGCCGTCGATGCAAACGTCCTGATCAACGAGCGTATCCGCGAGGAGGTCGGCAAGGGGCGAGGGGCCTTCGCGGCCATCGACCATGGCTTTGCCAAGGCCTATTCCACCATCATCGACAGCAATGTCACGGCGCTGATCGCCACAGTCCTGCTCTTCTGGTTCGGCTCCGGTCCCGTCCGGGGCTTTGCCGTCACCATGGGCCTTGGCATCGCGATCTCGATGTTCACGGCCGTCTCGGTCGTGCGGGTCGCCATGGTCGCGATCGCCCGCCGCTACAAGCTGAAGACGATTGCCATCAAGCCGCTCCTGCCGTTCAAGCTGATCAAGGACGGCACGAAGATCGATTTCATGAAGGCACGGTTGTTCGGCATCGGGGTCTCCGCCTTCCTGTCGATATCCTCGATCATCCTGTTCATCACGCCGGGCCTCAACTACGGCGTCGATTTCAAGGGCGGCATCCAGCTTGAACTCTCTACATCGGGCCCGGCCGACCTCTCCGGTCTGCGCTCCGGCATCGAGAGCCTGAACCTGGGCGAAGTCGCCTTGCAGGAGTTCGGCGACAGCAACCACGTCATGCTGCGTCTCGAGCGCCAGCCGGGCGGCGAACAGGCCCAGACCGATGCGGTCTCAAAGGTGCGCGAGACGATCCAGACGATCGATCCCTCGGCCAAGATCGAACGCACCGAAGTGGTCGGCCCAAAGGTGAGCGGCGAACTGGCGACTGCCGGTCTGACCTCGGTCATCCTCGCGTCGCTCGCCATGCTCGTCTATATCTGGGTCCGGTTCGACTGGCCCTTTGCCGTGGGAGCGATCGCCACGCTCATCCTCGACGTGACGAAGACGATCGGCTTCTTCGCGCTGACGGGTCTCGACTTCAATCTGACGGCGATCGCAGCCCTGCTCACGCTGGTGGGCTACTCGGTCAATGACAAGGTGGTGGTCTACGACCGGATGCGCGAGAACATGCGCCTCTACAAGACCATGCCCTTCCGCGACCTGATCAATCTCTCGATCAACGAAACGCTTGCCCGAAGCATCTACACCTCGGCGACCGCCTTCCTTGCCATGCTGCCCATGGCGATCTGGGGCGGCAGCGCGGTCGAGAGTTTTGCCGTGCCCATGGTGTTCGGCATCTTCATTGCGGCATCGTCCTCGGTCTTCATCGCGGCCCCCATCCTGCTGTTCCTCGGAGACTGGCGGAGCCGAAGGAAGACACGCCTTGCGGTGGTCGCGGCCGAAGAACAGGCTGCGTGAAGCCATTGATGCGGGCCTATCTGAGGTAGGCCCGCATTAACTCAAACCGTGGTGGCTGTTTCATGGAGGCCTGGGCAACCATGCGTGTTGGTAAAACGCAGGCCTGCCTTCTCGAAGGCCAGCTTCAGTTGCGCTTCTGTCGATCGATGCAAGCCGTGACGCTGACCTTCGAAATCACGGATCGTGCTGCGGGAAACACGCGATTGGGTTGCCAGGTCTTCTTGCGTCCAACCTAGGTAGCCGCGGGCCGCGCGACACAGTGCTGGCGAAAATACGGGTTCGGTTTGGGGTTGATCCATGCCTGAACTTGCCTACATTGGGTGATGTCGCCCATTTAGGTCGAATTTCTTTAATTTCTAGTCCGAGGCATATTTCTCGGTCTCATCATTGAAAGGAACTGGATTTGGGATAACGCTCGATGCTTCGATCCTCTTGCTGCTGGTCCTTGTTCTCCCGTTTGTGGGGAGCGTCGCCTCGGCCTTCATTCTGAAGACGACTTCCCGCGACCTGCCGGTCTTTGTCGCAGGCACCACTACGCTCCTGACCCTGATCCTTTCGGCATCAGCCTATCCCTTCGTCACCCACAACGGCGTGCTGCGGTTCAACGCAGAGTGGCTGCCGCAGTTCGGGATTGATTTCGCTTTGAGACTGGATGGTTTCGCCTGGATCTTTACCATGCTGGTCACCTCCATCGGCTTTCTCGTCATCCTCTATGCCCGCTATTACATGGGCAAGGACGACCCCATTCCGCGATTCTTCTCGTTCTTGCTGGCCTTCATGGGCGCGATGCTGGGCATCATCGTCTCCGGAAACGTCATCCTGTTGTCGATCTTCTGGGAACTCACCAGCATCTTCTCGTTCCTGCTGATCAGCTACTGGCACACGAGTGCCACGGCCCGCGATGGTGCCCGCATGGCGCTGACGATCACGGGTATTGGTGGTTTCTGCCTGCTGATTGGCATGTTGCTGCTCGGCAAGATCGTTGGCAGCTATGACCTCGACAAGATCCTCGCCTCTGGTCAGCTCATCCGCGAGCATCCGCTCTATCTGCCGACCCTGATTTTCATCCTCCTTGGCGCGCTGACCAAGAGCGCCCAGTTTCCCTTCCATTTCTGGCTGCCGAATGCGATGGCGGCTCCGACGCCCGTTTCAGCCTTCCTCCATTCCGCAACCATGGTGAAGGCGGGCGTCTTCCTGCTCGTTCGATTCTGGCCGGTGTTATCGGGCACCTATGAATGGTTCATCCTCGTCGGCCTCGCCGGCATCTCGACCCTTCTGCTCGGCGCCTTCCTGGCCATGTTCCAGCGCGACCTCAAAGGCTTGCTCGCCTATTCGACGATCAGCCATCTCGGCCTGATCACGACGCTTCTGAGCCTTGGTAGCCCGCTGTCGACGGTCGCGGCGATCTTCCACATGCTCAATCACGCGACGTTCAAGGCCTCGCTCTTCATGGCGGCCGGCATTATCGATCACGAAACGGGTACGCGGGACATGCAGCGGCTAAGCGGCCTCTACCGCTTTCTGCCGGCAACCGCGACGCTTGCCATGGTCGCGAGCGCCGCCATGGCCGGCGTGCCGCTCCTCAATGGCTTTCTGTCGAAGGAGATGTTCTTCGCGGAAGCCGTCGAAACCCACGCCGACTCCACGCTCGACGTGGTCCTTCCCTATGTCGCAACACTGGCCGGCATCTTCAGCGTCGTCTATTCGCTGCGTTTCGTTCACACCGTCTTCTTCGGGCCGCCACCGGTAGCACTGCCCAAGGAAACGCCGCATGAGCCACCGCGCTGGATGCGTGTTCCGATCGAAGTCCTGGTTGTCGTTTGCCTTGTGGTCGGCATTGTCCCTGCGGTGTCGATCGGGCCTTTTCTGCAGACAGCTGTCGAAAGCGTGCTTGGCCAGCGGACGCCGGAATACAGCCTCAGTATCTGGCATGGGTTCAATGTCCCGCTCCTGATGAGCCTCGTCGCTCTTGTCGGCGGCTTCCTCCTCTACATGGCTATGCGGGACTACCTCTCACGCTGCGAGGACGGTCCGCCCTACTTGCGCCGACTTAAAGGGCAGCGTCTGTTTGAACGCGTTTTGGTCACCGTTTCCTGGCGCTGGGCGCGCCTTGCGGAGAGCCGGCTCGGAACCCGCAATCTGCAGCCGCAGCTCAGATGGATTGTCGTCACCGGCTTCCTTGCCGCAACCCTGCCGCTTTATCTCTCTGGCTTCGAGCGCAGACCCGTCGTCTTCTCGGCGGTTGATCCGGCCTTCGCGCTCATCTGGCTGGTCGGCATGGCGCTGGCGATCGGGGCCGCCGTGTCCGCCAAATATCATCGCCTGGCATCACTGATCATGCTGGGCGGGGTGGGCTTGATCGTTTGCATGACCTTCGTCTGGCTGTCGGCGCCCGACCTTGCCATCACCCAGTTGCTCGTCGAGATCGTCACGACCGTCCTGATCCTTCTTGGCCTGCGCTGGCTGCCCAAGCGCTCACCCGGGATCGGCGAGGTGATGACCCTGCGGAGCCGCTTCCGCCGCTTCCGCGATCTGGCGATTGCGATCGTCTGCGGTGTCGGCATGTCGGTTGTCGCCTTCACGGTCATGACGATGCCGGTGCCCGATGCCATCGCGAGCTACTTCCTGCAGAATGCCTATACGGAGGGTGGCGGTCGCAATGTCGTCAACGTGATCCTCGTCGACTTCCGCGCCTTCGACACCTTCGGGGAAATCGCCGTTCTCGGCATTGTCGGCCTGACGGTCTATGGCCTGCTGCGCCGCTTCCGGCCCGCCGAGGACAGCATGGAACTGCCCGAGCAGCAGTTGACCCAGAACCGTTTCGATGCCGACCAGCCGGAGCGCTCGCCGGGTGACATGATGCGCGACTATCTGCTGGTGCCTTCGGTGCTCATGCAGTGGCTCTTCCCTGTCATCATCACCTTTGCCGTCTATCTGTTCATGCGGGGCCACGACATGCCGGGCGGCGGCTTCTCGGCAGGCCTCACGCTGTCTATCGCTTTCCTCCTGCAATATCTGGCGGGTGGTACGCGCTGGGCGGAGGATCGCATTCGCATCCTGCCACTGCGCTGGATGGGTGCCGGGATCCTGATCGCTGCGGCGACAGGGATCGGGGCCTGGCTGCTTGGCCATCCGTTCCTCACCTCGCACTTCCGCTATCTGGAGATCCCGCTCATCGGCAAGGTGCCGGCGGCATCCGCCTTGCTCTTCGATCTCGGTGTTTTCCTGCTCGTGGTCGGCGCAACGGTCCTCATCCTGGTGGCGCTCGCCCACCAGTCGATCCGCATCAACCGCCTGAGAGCCCAGGAAGCCAAGGGAGAAAAACGCTGATGGAAATCATCCTGTCCCTGGCCATTGGTCTGATGACCACCTGCGGCGTCTGGCTCATCCTGCGTCCGCGCACCTTTCAGGTGATCATCGGATTGTCGATGCTCTCCTACGCCGTCAACCTGTTCATCTTCGGCGTCGGTGGCGTCAAGAGCAACATGCCGCCGATCCTTGAGGATGGGGTGGTGTCGACGACACTCACCGATCCTGTTCCGCAGGCACTGGTTCTCACCGCCATCGTCATCGGCTTTGCGACCACCGCGCTCTTCCTCGTCGTGCTGCTCGCCGCCCGCGGCCTGACCGGCAATGACCATGTCGATGGGAGGAACGAGTAGCCATGATTGCCTGGAGCCACCACCTGATCGTTACGCCGATCTTGATACCGATGGTGACAGCCGCCCTCCTGCTGTTCATCGACGAGCGCAACAGAACAGCCAAGGCAATCGTCAGCCTTGCTGGGGTCATCCTGCTGCTGGCGAACGCCGTCCTGTTGTTCGCGATCGAGAGCGGTCCGAACGGCTTTGACAATGTCTATCTGCTCGGCAATTGGGCTGCCCCCTTCGGCATTGTTCTGGTCATCGACGGCCTGTCGGCGATGATGCTGTTGCTGACATCGATCCTCGCGCTTGCAGCATTGGTTTTCTCTCTCGCCAAATGGCATGCCGTGGGTGCCCATTTCCACAGCCTGTTCCAGCTTCTGCTGGCGGGCGTCAACGGCGCGCTGCTGACCGGCGACCTCTTCAATCTCTTCGTCTTCTTCGAAGTCATGCTCGCCGCTTCCTATGGCTTGCTGCTGCACGGAACAGGAACGCTGCGCGTCAAGTCTGGACTGCATTACATCGCCGTCAATCTCGTCGCGGCTCTGTTCTTCCTCATCGGGGTAAGCCTCGTCTATGGCACGGCCGGCACGCTCAACATGGCAGATCTTGCCCTGCGCATGCCGGAGATGGAGCCGGATCGGCTGATCCTGATGGAGGCGGGTGCAGCCGTGCTTGGGGTGGCTTTTCTCATCAAAGTCGGCATGTGGCCGCTCTGCTTCTGGCTGCCGACAGCTTACAGTGCCGCCTCCGCGCCGGTCGCCGGCATGTTTGCAATCCTCAGCAAGGTCGGCATCTATGTCATCCTGCGCCTCACCATGCTTCTCTTCGGCGATGGTCCATCGGCAGGCTTCGGCGCCGAAGTGCTGCTGATCGGCGGAATGGCGACACTCGTGTTCGGGACCATTGGCGTGCTCGCCTCCCAGGCACTTGGTCGGCTTGCCGGCTATTCAGTCCTCGTCTCCTCCGGCACGCTTCTGATGGTGCTGGGCATCAACGATGGTGTCGTGTCGTCCGGCGCGCTGCTCTATCTCGTCAGCTCCACCCTGACCATCAGCGCCTTCTTCATGCTGATCGAGCTGGTGGAGCGAGGACAGGATGCCGGCGCCAACGTCCTTGCCGTCACCATGGAGGCGTATGGTGACGGAGAGGAAGCCGATATCGAGGATGGCAACGGCACGACCATGCCGGGCACCATGGCGATCCTCGGCATCTGCTTTGCCGCCTGCGGCATTCTGCTGGCCGGTCTGCCGCCACTCTCAGGCTTCATCTCCAAATTCGCCATGCTGTCGGCGATGATGGGCACCGGATCGATCGGTCAGACGCCCGATCTCGCCGTCTGGACCTTGATTGTGCTTGTCATCTTCTCGGGCATTGCTGCCCTGATCTCGATGACCCGCGCCGGCATCCGCACCTTCTGGGGGTCGATCGAAGGCGCCGTACCGCGCGTGCTGGTCGTCGAACTCGTGCCGGTCATGATGTTGCTGTCGCTGACACTCGTCCTGACCGTCCAGGCGGGCCCGGCCATGACCTACATGGACACGACGATCAGGACGCTCGCCAATCCATCCGCCTATATCGACGCGGTGCGCAACGCCTCGGTGGTCGGTGACCCCCGCGTGTCTGAGGCGCAAGAGGCGGGAGGTGCGCCATGATCCCCCATCCGCTCCTCAGCTTGTCCTTGCTCGTGATGTGGCTGCTACTGAACGATTTCACACTCGGCCACCTCATCCTCGGATCGGTCGTCGCGGTCTTCGGCGGGTGGGCCATGGCATCGCTCAGGCCCGACAAGCCGCAGGTGAAGAAGTGGCACCTACTGCCCAAGCTCTTCTGGCGCGTCTTTGTCGACATCATTCGCTCTAATGCGGCCGTCGCCCTTCTGCTCCTGCGCGGCAAGGGGCAGAAACACACGGCCGGCTTCATCACGGTTCCGCTCGACATCGAACATCCGACAGCCCTTGCCATCATGGCGGTCATCCTGACCAGCACGCCGGGCTCGGCCTGGCTTGCCTATGACGCACGCCGCAAGACCGTGCTGATCCACGTTCTCGACCTCATCGACGAGGAGGAATGGGTGACGAATATCAAGCATCGTTATGAAAGCCTGCTGCTGGAGATCATCGAATGAGCGCCATCATTCTCTTCACCGCTGTCTCGATCTCGAAACTGCTCCTGGCCGTTGCGCTGATGATCGCGATCGTGCGCGTTTTCATCGGCCCGCGCGCCCAGGACCGCATCCTCGCCCTCGACGCGTCTTACGTGATCGCCATGCTCTTGCTTGTCACCTTTGCCATCGGAAGTGGACGGACTGTCTATTTCGAGGCAGCCCTGGTGATCGGCATGCTCGGCTTCGTGGCAACGGTTGCCCTCGCCAAGTTCCTCATGCGAGGGGAGGTGATTGAATGACGATGCCTGTCGCCGATCTCCCGCTGTGGGTGGTGATTGCAGTCTCCGCCTTCCTGGTCATTGGCTCCGCGCTGACGCTACTCGGCGCAATTGGTCTCTTGCGCCTGCCGACCTTCTACGAGCGCATCCATGCGCCGACGCTCGGCACCAGTTGGGGCGTCGGGTCGATCATGCTGGCTTCGATCCTCTATTTCTCGATCGTCGGATCGAGAGCCGTCCTGCACGAGATCCTGATCGGCATCTTCGTCACCCTGACAACCCCGATCACCCTCATTCTGCTGGCAAGAGCGGCCCTTCACCGCGATCGCACCGAGGGCAATCCGTCTGTCCCGAAGGACGTTTCCTCACAGGAAGTGCCCGATACCGAAGCTTGACCAACCTGGGGGAAACGGGTCTCAGCGATCTTAAGTGCCATCGGTGTTCTTGTCTTGACAAATCTGCGCATTTCCAAAGTTGGCCCCATTACTACATATGTGCTAATGTGGGTCTGTAACTTTGGGAGTACGTGAGATGAGCCGCTTGACGATCGACATAACGGACAAACAGCATCAAAGCCTCAAAGCGCTGGCCGCTCTGCAGGGCAAGACAATCAAGGAATATGCACTTGAGCGCCTGTTTCCCGGCGACGTCGAGGGAGAACGGGCCTGGGACGAATTAAAGACGTTGATCAACACGCGCATCAGTGACGGGCTCGCCGGAAAACTGTCGACCAAAACCGTAGGTGAGATCCTAGACGAGGAGATTGCCGAGGGTCACGCTTGACAGCTTACATCCTGACCGCAGCGGCAGAATCCGATCTTCGCTCGGTAATCCGTTACACACGGGCACAATGGAGTGCCGTCCAAGTACGCCACTACATCTTGGCTTTGGAGCGAGGAATGGAGAACATTGCCGCAGGCAAAGCTCCCTTCAAGGATCTAAGCGTGCTCTATCCGGCGCTGCGGATGGCGCGCTGCCAGCATCATTACATCTTCTGTCTGCCTCGAGACCATGCGCCCGCTCTTATCGTAGCGATTTTTCACGAACGAATGGATCTCATGGGGCGTTTGGCTGTTCGTCTAAACGAGTGATGTCTTCACGACGGGACGATCTCCTGTGCGCGTGCTAGATGAGCGCGCGTTGTCGCGCGATCAAAGAGTGTCGCCAGTTTTGATCCCTTCAAGAGCACTACGGATGAGCATCACTGAAAGCAGGGCATCCGCCCCAAGGATTCAAGGCTGAGCTCATCATGTCAATAGCGCGAGGTCACACAGCTTCTAAGGAGCGGAATTGGCCCTTAAACCTGTCCCATGGACGGGATATGGCCACATCTTCGAATTACGGTGGCTCGGAGCGCTGGTGGCCGGTTGAAATTCTGATCATTTGCTGAAAGTTTGTGCTTTCGATCGATCGGGAATATTCAATTGCAGTTCTTACGTTCATTTGGGCCGGCAGTGGCTGGCACGGCTCCAATGGAGGCTCTGCGGGCTGGCCTTGGAGCTTTCATCGGGCTTTGGCTGACCGGCTATTTCTTGCTGTCTCCCGGCGTTGATCTCGAAAATGGCCTCTACCTTGTCGCACCGCTGGGCGCGAGTGCTGTTCTCCTGTTTGCTGTTCCCAACAGTCCGCTTGCTCAGCCATGGTCTGCAGTCATCGGCAATACTGTCGCGGCTCTTGTTGGCGTGGCAATCTCGCTGTTCATTCCCGAGCCGACGTTACGGATCGCCGTTGCCGTCGCTCTTGCGATCTTTGTGACGTTCATGCTGCGGGCAGTTCATCCGCCGGCAGGAGCCGTCGCCATGACGGCTGCCATGAGCCCGGAGGCCGTGGAGCGTCTCGGTTTCTGGTTCGCGCTTGCGCCAATTGCGACGGGCACTGCAAGCCTCGTCCTGATTGCGATCGCCTATGCCAGGCTCACAGGGCGTCGCTATCCATTTCGTCAATTCGACCAGCAGAACAGGCATGGCACCGCTGATCGGATCGCGGTTGAACGGCTGGGCCTTTCCGAGGCTGAGCTAAGCGACATCCTTCAACGCTATCGACAGTCATTCAATCTCGGCGTTGAAGATCTGGCACGCCTTATCGGTGCAGCGGAGCTCCAGGCGGCCGCGCACCAGACCGGCACTCCAACTGCGGGCGCCATCATGTCCTCGAACCTGATCACGGTGAAGGCAAACACGGATTTGGGCACAGTCGCGGATCTCTTCCGGCGTCATCGTTTTACATCGCTACCCGTGGTCGACGATAGACAGCGGTTTCTAGGCATTATCTTCCAGATGCACCTCATCAGCCGCGCAAGAGAAGACGCACTTCGTCTTGATCGAGGTCTCATCCCCGCTCTGCGAAGACTGATCGACCCCGAAAGGGATAAACCAATCCTGGCAATCGACATCATGAGTGTCACGGTCCCTCGGGCTATTGCGAACACGCCGCTCGGAGCCTTGTTGCCTTTGATGGGCGAT
It encodes the following:
- the secD gene encoding protein translocase subunit SecD, coding for MKNSLSKVVGYVLVILLGLLVALPNVLPDTTLSRLPSWLPHERVSLGLDLRGGSHLVLEVDRPALTDEWLQSLTQEVRSTLLEARIQTRSIRREGGAVVVALAAPTQMSVATEALAVLNNPTVTLTGSGAPELDVSTSGAETLRLAPSEQGITARMSQAVEQSLEVIRQRVDQVGVAEPTIQRVGADRVLVQLPGEQDPSRLRALLGTTAKMSFHLLGEHGAAGVETLQDDDGRAYPVQSTVLLAGDRLTDARVQFDPQGGQPVVSFRFDGVGADRFASITRDNVGRPFAIVLDDKVLSAPVIREPITGGAGQISGDFSVDEANTLAALLRAGALPAKLTVIEERTVGADLGSDAIEMGIMSGLAGFGLVVAFILALYGTWGLLAVLALTLNVVLTFAGLTMLGATLTLPGIAGIVLGIGLAVDANVLINERIREEVGKGRGAFAAIDHGFAKAYSTIIDSNVTALIATVLLFWFGSGPVRGFAVTMGLGIAISMFTAVSVVRVAMVAIARRYKLKTIAIKPLLPFKLIKDGTKIDFMKARLFGIGVSAFLSISSIILFITPGLNYGVDFKGGIQLELSTSGPADLSGLRSGIESLNLGEVALQEFGDSNHVMLRLERQPGGEQAQTDAVSKVRETIQTIDPSAKIERTEVVGPKVSGELATAGLTSVILASLAMLVYIWVRFDWPFAVGAIATLILDVTKTIGFFALTGLDFNLTAIAALLTLVGYSVNDKVVVYDRMRENMRLYKTMPFRDLINLSINETLARSIYTSATAFLAMLPMAIWGGSAVESFAVPMVFGIFIAASSSVFIAAPILLFLGDWRSRRKTRLAVVAAEEQAA
- a CDS encoding helix-turn-helix domain-containing protein yields the protein MDQPQTEPVFSPALCRAARGYLGWTQEDLATQSRVSRSTIRDFEGQRHGLHRSTEAQLKLAFEKAGLRFTNTHGCPGLHETATTV
- a CDS encoding monovalent cation/H+ antiporter subunit A — its product is MTLDASILLLLVLVLPFVGSVASAFILKTTSRDLPVFVAGTTTLLTLILSASAYPFVTHNGVLRFNAEWLPQFGIDFALRLDGFAWIFTMLVTSIGFLVILYARYYMGKDDPIPRFFSFLLAFMGAMLGIIVSGNVILLSIFWELTSIFSFLLISYWHTSATARDGARMALTITGIGGFCLLIGMLLLGKIVGSYDLDKILASGQLIREHPLYLPTLIFILLGALTKSAQFPFHFWLPNAMAAPTPVSAFLHSATMVKAGVFLLVRFWPVLSGTYEWFILVGLAGISTLLLGAFLAMFQRDLKGLLAYSTISHLGLITTLLSLGSPLSTVAAIFHMLNHATFKASLFMAAGIIDHETGTRDMQRLSGLYRFLPATATLAMVASAAMAGVPLLNGFLSKEMFFAEAVETHADSTLDVVLPYVATLAGIFSVVYSLRFVHTVFFGPPPVALPKETPHEPPRWMRVPIEVLVVVCLVVGIVPAVSIGPFLQTAVESVLGQRTPEYSLSIWHGFNVPLLMSLVALVGGFLLYMAMRDYLSRCEDGPPYLRRLKGQRLFERVLVTVSWRWARLAESRLGTRNLQPQLRWIVVTGFLAATLPLYLSGFERRPVVFSAVDPAFALIWLVGMALAIGAAVSAKYHRLASLIMLGGVGLIVCMTFVWLSAPDLAITQLLVEIVTTVLILLGLRWLPKRSPGIGEVMTLRSRFRRFRDLAIAIVCGVGMSVVAFTVMTMPVPDAIASYFLQNAYTEGGGRNVVNVILVDFRAFDTFGEIAVLGIVGLTVYGLLRRFRPAEDSMELPEQQLTQNRFDADQPERSPGDMMRDYLLVPSVLMQWLFPVIITFAVYLFMRGHDMPGGGFSAGLTLSIAFLLQYLAGGTRWAEDRIRILPLRWMGAGILIAAATGIGAWLLGHPFLTSHFRYLEIPLIGKVPAASALLFDLGVFLLVVGATVLILVALAHQSIRINRLRAQEAKGEKR
- a CDS encoding Na+/H+ antiporter subunit C, encoding MEIILSLAIGLMTTCGVWLILRPRTFQVIIGLSMLSYAVNLFIFGVGGVKSNMPPILEDGVVSTTLTDPVPQALVLTAIVIGFATTALFLVVLLAARGLTGNDHVDGRNE
- a CDS encoding monovalent cation/H+ antiporter subunit D yields the protein MIAWSHHLIVTPILIPMVTAALLLFIDERNRTAKAIVSLAGVILLLANAVLLFAIESGPNGFDNVYLLGNWAAPFGIVLVIDGLSAMMLLLTSILALAALVFSLAKWHAVGAHFHSLFQLLLAGVNGALLTGDLFNLFVFFEVMLAASYGLLLHGTGTLRVKSGLHYIAVNLVAALFFLIGVSLVYGTAGTLNMADLALRMPEMEPDRLILMEAGAAVLGVAFLIKVGMWPLCFWLPTAYSAASAPVAGMFAILSKVGIYVILRLTMLLFGDGPSAGFGAEVLLIGGMATLVFGTIGVLASQALGRLAGYSVLVSSGTLLMVLGINDGVVSSGALLYLVSSTLTISAFFMLIELVERGQDAGANVLAVTMEAYGDGEEADIEDGNGTTMPGTMAILGICFAACGILLAGLPPLSGFISKFAMLSAMMGTGSIGQTPDLAVWTLIVLVIFSGIAALISMTRAGIRTFWGSIEGAVPRVLVVELVPVMMLLSLTLVLTVQAGPAMTYMDTTIRTLANPSAYIDAVRNASVVGDPRVSEAQEAGGAP
- a CDS encoding Na+/H+ antiporter subunit E; translation: MIPHPLLSLSLLVMWLLLNDFTLGHLILGSVVAVFGGWAMASLRPDKPQVKKWHLLPKLFWRVFVDIIRSNAAVALLLLRGKGQKHTAGFITVPLDIEHPTALAIMAVILTSTPGSAWLAYDARRKTVLIHVLDLIDEEEWVTNIKHRYESLLLEIIE
- a CDS encoding K+/H+ antiporter subunit F, which translates into the protein MSAIILFTAVSISKLLLAVALMIAIVRVFIGPRAQDRILALDASYVIAMLLLVTFAIGSGRTVYFEAALVIGMLGFVATVALAKFLMRGEVIE
- the mnhG gene encoding monovalent cation/H(+) antiporter subunit G; its protein translation is MTMPVADLPLWVVIAVSAFLVIGSALTLLGAIGLLRLPTFYERIHAPTLGTSWGVGSIMLASILYFSIVGSRAVLHEILIGIFVTLTTPITLILLARAALHRDRTEGNPSVPKDVSSQEVPDTEA
- a CDS encoding antitoxin — encoded protein: MSRLTIDITDKQHQSLKALAALQGKTIKEYALERLFPGDVEGERAWDELKTLINTRISDGLAGKLSTKTVGEILDEEIAEGHA
- a CDS encoding type II toxin-antitoxin system RelE/ParE family toxin, translated to MTAYILTAAAESDLRSVIRYTRAQWSAVQVRHYILALERGMENIAAGKAPFKDLSVLYPALRMARCQHHYIFCLPRDHAPALIVAIFHERMDLMGRLAVRLNE